In a genomic window of Anaerotignum faecicola:
- a CDS encoding DNA gyrase/topoisomerase IV subunit B: protein MKKQDSNYNNESITSLKGAERVRLRPGVIFGSDGLDGCEHAFFEILSNSIDEAREGYGKKIEITRFKDDSILVRDHGRGIPVDYNPKEDCFNWELVFCELYAGGKYQNNTGENYEFSLGLNGLGTCATQYASEFMEAVIYRDGMCYQLHFEKGENIGGLMKEAVEKHPTGTQITWRPDRDVFTEIHIPLSYFQDVLKKQAVVNAGLLFELYDEESGETFQYCYENGIRDYLAELNGENGLTAVHYLQTETKGRDREDKPEYRLKFEAAFCFNNHVNVLEYYHNSSFLEYGGSPDKAVRNAFVFAIDKYLKSNSLYKKDEKKITFADVEESLILVINSFSTVTSYENQTKKSITNKFIQEAMTEFFRRQLEIYFIENKMDADKIAAQVLANKRSRETAENTRVNIRKKLTGSLDMNNRVEKFVNCRTKDVSRREIYIVEGDSALGSCKQGRDADFQAIMPIRGKILNCLKADYNKIFNSDIIIDLLKVLGCGVEVKSKHDKGLNSFDLAQLRWSKVILCTDADVDGFQIRTLLLTMLYRLVPTLIYEKKVYIAESPLYEIRHGKDKYFAYTDSEKAKITAKLKGKVKIKRSKGLGENAADMMWETTMNPETRRLILVTPDEAERTQAIFELLLGENLSGRKEHIAEEGHKYLDMIDLS from the coding sequence ATGAAAAAGCAAGATTCCAATTATAATAATGAAAGCATCACTTCCCTGAAGGGGGCGGAACGCGTCCGCCTGCGCCCTGGGGTTATCTTCGGCTCGGACGGTCTGGATGGGTGCGAGCATGCCTTTTTTGAAATCCTTTCTAACTCCATTGATGAGGCGCGAGAGGGCTACGGCAAAAAGATTGAGATTACCCGTTTCAAGGATGATTCCATTCTCGTGCGCGATCATGGCAGGGGGATTCCTGTGGATTATAACCCCAAGGAGGATTGCTTCAACTGGGAGCTGGTGTTCTGTGAGCTGTACGCAGGCGGCAAATATCAGAATAATACAGGAGAAAACTATGAATTCAGCTTGGGTCTGAACGGTCTGGGCACCTGTGCAACGCAGTATGCCTCCGAATTTATGGAGGCGGTGATTTACCGCGACGGCATGTGCTATCAGCTGCATTTTGAAAAGGGTGAAAATATCGGCGGTCTGATGAAGGAGGCGGTGGAAAAGCACCCCACCGGCACGCAGATTACATGGCGGCCCGATAGAGATGTTTTTACCGAAATTCATATTCCCCTTTCCTATTTTCAGGATGTGCTGAAAAAGCAGGCGGTTGTGAACGCAGGGCTTTTGTTTGAATTATATGATGAGGAAAGCGGCGAAACCTTCCAATATTGCTATGAAAATGGGATTCGCGATTATCTTGCGGAGCTGAACGGCGAAAATGGACTGACCGCTGTGCATTATCTCCAGACCGAAACCAAGGGACGCGACAGAGAGGATAAGCCCGAATATCGCCTGAAATTTGAAGCGGCGTTCTGCTTCAATAATCATGTGAATGTACTGGAATATTACCATAATTCCAGCTTTCTGGAATACGGTGGCTCCCCCGATAAGGCGGTGCGCAATGCTTTTGTCTTTGCGATTGATAAATATCTGAAAAGCAATAGCTTATATAAAAAGGATGAAAAGAAGATCACCTTTGCGGATGTGGAGGAAAGCCTGATTCTGGTCATCAATTCCTTCTCCACCGTAACAAGCTACGAAAACCAGACGAAAAAATCCATTACGAATAAATTCATTCAGGAGGCCATGACGGAGTTCTTCCGCCGACAGCTGGAGATTTATTTCATTGAAAATAAAATGGATGCCGATAAGATTGCGGCACAGGTGCTTGCGAATAAAAGAAGCCGTGAAACGGCGGAAAATACCCGTGTGAATATCCGCAAAAAGCTGACGGGCAGTCTGGATATGAATAACCGTGTGGAAAAATTTGTAAACTGCCGTACAAAGGATGTCTCCCGCAGAGAAATCTATATCGTGGAGGGCGATTCCGCGCTTGGCTCCTGTAAGCAGGGCAGAGATGCGGATTTTCAGGCGATTATGCCAATCCGAGGAAAGATTTTGAACTGCTTGAAGGCAGATTATAATAAGATTTTCAATAGCGACATCATCATTGACCTATTGAAGGTGCTTGGCTGTGGCGTTGAGGTGAAATCCAAGCATGATAAGGGGCTGAATTCCTTTGATCTGGCGCAGCTTCGTTGGAGCAAGGTTATTCTCTGCACCGATGCGGATGTGGACGGCTTCCAGATACGCACCCTCCTTTTGACGATGCTCTACCGCCTTGTACCGACGCTGATTTACGAAAAAAAGGTCTATATTGCGGAATCGCCGTTATATGAAATCCGCCATGGCAAGGATAAATATTTCGCCTATACCGACAGCGAAAAGGCAAAAATCACCGCCAAGCTGAAGGGCAAGGTGAAAATCAAACGCTCCAAGGGCTTGGGTGAAAATGCCGCAGATATGATGTGGGAAACCACCATGAACCCCGAAACGCGCAGGCTCATTCTGGTTACGCCCGATGAAGCGGAGCGCACACAGGCGATTTTTGAACTCCTGCTTGGGGAAAATCTTTCCGGCAGAAAGGAACACATTGCAGAGGAAGGTCATAAATATCTGGATATGATTGACCTCAGCTAA
- a CDS encoding alpha/beta hydrolase, whose translation MIERFPVWAPGEHGMERRRVYIYLPDEYYEKPKRQYPVLYMFDGHNVFYDEDATYGKSWGMEQYLQKSGRKLMVVALESSRAPDYGRLKEYAPFSFTTEETGGIIGNGDITMDWIVHVLKRTVDTQYRTKADRRHTFLAGSSMGGLMTLYGLLAYPEVFSRGAALSPSLWIDAEKVKAMIRHARVKRNTVLYMDYGALEFADHPHSRSLFAEVSALLIEKRVLLNSRIVPRGTHCEASWEKQIPFFMKTLFE comes from the coding sequence ATGATTGAGCGATTTCCCGTTTGGGCACCCGGGGAGCATGGCATGGAGCGGCGGAGGGTTTATATCTACCTGCCCGATGAATATTACGAGAAGCCCAAGCGACAGTATCCTGTTTTATACATGTTTGATGGGCATAATGTTTTTTATGATGAAGATGCTACCTACGGCAAAAGCTGGGGGATGGAGCAGTATTTGCAGAAAAGCGGCAGAAAGCTGATGGTGGTTGCGCTGGAATCGAGCCGCGCGCCTGATTATGGCAGACTAAAGGAATATGCCCCTTTTTCGTTTACCACAGAGGAAACGGGCGGAATTATAGGCAACGGGGATATCACTATGGATTGGATTGTCCATGTTCTCAAGCGGACAGTAGATACCCAGTACCGCACCAAGGCAGACCGCAGGCATACCTTTCTGGCAGGCTCCTCTATGGGAGGACTTATGACACTTTATGGGCTTCTGGCGTATCCGGAGGTCTTTTCGCGCGGTGCGGCACTCTCGCCTTCACTCTGGATTGATGCGGAAAAGGTCAAGGCGATGATTCGGCATGCCAGAGTGAAACGAAATACTGTGCTTTATATGGATTACGGCGCACTGGAATTTGCCGATCATCCGCACAGCCGCAGTCTCTTTGCGGAAGTCAGTGCATTGCTGATAGAAAAGCGTGTTCTGCTCAATAGTCGTATTGTTCCGCGGGGAACACACTGCGAAGCAAGCTGGGAAAAGCAGATTCCGTTTTTTATGAAAACGCTGTTTGAATAA
- a CDS encoding LTA synthase family protein: MKKLREIRTKIDAYIQTHKPAAFIMWLLVLLFPLWLSLSGNAISFLSGEDGAAVLLRTLLTENYGAFLLGMLLIYLFFGAMVCLWKHVPLAALLTGLIFTIMPTVDFLKTEILKEHFLPWDMLLAKNADSFTTFLSALKIPTPLWWLWGGTVAYLTVLAILRPTLPIAWKKRVLGAPILLGCLYLCTMNGTVRADYSLLGLSSEAPTDQTKNYTENGFLTAFVLNLSSLNMGDPDNYSERYLEKAFAQYQPDEASGADFQNPDVIVILSESFWDPTTLKNVSFTEDPIPNYRRILAENHGGSMVSCTFGGGTVRPEFEILTGMTTSMLPSGNVPYQQYVFNNIYSYAREFKNQGYDTIGIHTYQKEFYERDRAYPLLGFDEMLGEYDLHAEQHFNSGPFLTDESLVEEIMYQLEQPHEKGVFIQGITMENHGLYLNKFDPSEWNIDFTSDTLSEEESNLLHNYCKGVSDSDAQLGRLYEYVMNREKPTVVLWYGDHLPTLGNDFGVYASTGTITSTTAANWTEEEKYQMFSTPYVVFSNYDTGHEYRADGTPVSPYLLTALMYDYIGAPETLRSNFLLDLYAHCPVISPYYNLYSEGCDEETRNKYIKLHELLTYDDLMGEQYLTKKLLPQEQKQE, from the coding sequence ATGAAAAAATTACGAGAAATTCGTACAAAAATAGATGCGTATATACAAACGCATAAGCCTGCCGCCTTCATCATGTGGCTGCTGGTGCTGCTGTTTCCCCTCTGGCTGAGCCTGAGCGGCAACGCCATTTCCTTTCTTTCCGGGGAGGACGGCGCGGCGGTGTTGCTGCGCACGCTTTTAACGGAAAATTACGGGGCGTTCCTGTTAGGGATGCTTCTGATTTATCTTTTCTTCGGGGCGATGGTCTGCCTCTGGAAACACGTTCCCCTGGCAGCACTTTTGACAGGCTTAATATTTACGATTATGCCGACGGTTGATTTCCTGAAAACAGAAATCCTCAAGGAGCATTTTCTTCCTTGGGATATGCTGCTGGCAAAAAATGCAGACAGCTTCACCACATTTCTTTCTGCGCTGAAAATCCCCACACCGTTATGGTGGCTCTGGGGCGGCACAGTGGCATATCTTACGGTGCTTGCGATTCTGCGTCCGACACTTCCAATCGCATGGAAAAAACGCGTGCTTGGTGCGCCGATTCTATTGGGGTGTCTGTATCTTTGCACCATGAACGGCACCGTACGAGCCGATTACAGCCTGTTGGGGCTTTCCTCCGAGGCACCGACCGACCAGACAAAAAACTACACCGAAAACGGCTTTCTGACCGCTTTTGTGCTAAACCTTTCTTCCTTAAACATGGGTGACCCGGATAATTACAGTGAGAGATATCTGGAAAAGGCATTTGCACAATATCAACCGGACGAAGCTAGCGGCGCAGATTTTCAGAATCCCGATGTCATTGTGATTCTTTCGGAATCCTTCTGGGACCCTACCACGCTGAAAAACGTGAGCTTTACAGAGGACCCGATTCCCAATTACCGCAGGATTCTTGCGGAAAACCACGGCGGCAGCATGGTTTCCTGCACCTTCGGCGGCGGCACGGTGCGTCCCGAATTTGAGATTCTGACCGGCATGACTACAAGTATGCTGCCCTCCGGCAATGTGCCGTATCAGCAGTATGTATTCAACAATATTTATTCCTATGCACGCGAATTTAAGAATCAGGGCTATGATACCATTGGGATTCATACCTATCAGAAGGAATTTTATGAACGTGACCGCGCCTATCCCCTGCTTGGCTTTGATGAAATGCTGGGGGAATATGATTTACACGCAGAGCAGCATTTCAACAGCGGTCCCTTCCTGACAGATGAAAGCCTTGTGGAGGAAATCATGTATCAGCTGGAGCAGCCGCATGAAAAAGGCGTTTTCATTCAGGGCATTACCATGGAAAACCATGGGCTGTATCTGAATAAATTTGACCCCTCCGAATGGAATATTGATTTTACCTCCGATACGCTTTCGGAGGAGGAAAGCAACCTGCTGCACAATTACTGCAAGGGCGTTTCCGATTCGGATGCACAGCTTGGCAGATTGTATGAGTACGTGATGAACAGAGAAAAGCCGACCGTTGTGCTTTGGTATGGCGACCACCTGCCGACGCTGGGGAACGATTTCGGTGTTTATGCCTCCACCGGCACAATCACCTCCACCACTGCCGCAAACTGGACAGAGGAAGAAAAATATCAGATGTTCTCCACGCCCTATGTTGTATTCAGCAATTACGATACAGGGCACGAATACCGCGCAGACGGCACACCCGTTTCGCCGTATCTGCTGACAGCACTGATGTATGATTACATCGGCGCACCGGAAACACTGCGGAGCAATTTCCTTCTGGATTTATATGCGCATTGCCCTGTTATCAGCCCGTATTACAATCTTTATTCCGAGGGCTGTGATGAGGAAACGAGAAACAAATATATCAAGCTGCATGAGCTGCTGACGTATGATGATTTGATGGGAGAACAATATCTGACGAAAAAACTTTTACCACAGGAGCAAAAGCAGGAATAA
- a CDS encoding beta/alpha barrel domain-containing protein — protein MRTLITYNDKTNLLELRRYKYSLQDIPEPNLYRDNYSYDEVPKVTFNYRQVPMNVPEKIWLTDTTFRDGQQSRAPYTAKQIATLYDMLHRLGGPKGKIRQCEFFLYSENDRRAIEACRELGYEFPEITGWIRATKEDFKLVKEMGMPECGILVSCSDYHIFNKLHKTRKQAIDGYLEIVEAALDMGITPRCHFEDVTRADFYGCVVPFATELKKLMDKYQLPVKIRFCDTMGYGVPYPGATLPRSVGGIIYGVNHFAQIPSELLEWHGHNDFYKAVVNSTTAWLYGCSSVNCSLLGIGERTGNTPLEAMVMEYASLRGTLDGMDPTVITEIAEFYEKELGYKIPSRTPFVGRDFNVTRAGIHADGVAKDEEIYNIFNTAKLLNRPLSVEVNKNSGLAGVAYWLNQTLHLEGESKISKNDPRTAILKEWVDKQYSDGRMTFISEEEMEAATCALLPELAKQAGLL, from the coding sequence GTGAGAACTTTGATCACTTATAACGACAAAACCAATCTCTTGGAACTCAGGCGCTATAAATACAGCCTTCAGGATATTCCTGAGCCTAACCTGTATCGTGATAACTACAGCTATGACGAAGTGCCGAAGGTTACGTTCAACTACCGTCAGGTACCCATGAATGTGCCTGAGAAAATCTGGCTGACAGATACCACCTTCCGTGATGGGCAGCAGTCTCGCGCTCCCTATACGGCAAAGCAGATCGCAACGCTGTATGATATGCTGCACCGCTTAGGCGGCCCCAAGGGCAAAATCAGACAGTGCGAATTTTTCCTGTACAGCGAAAATGACCGCAGGGCGATCGAAGCATGCCGCGAGCTGGGCTATGAATTCCCCGAAATCACAGGATGGATTCGTGCCACTAAGGAGGACTTCAAGCTGGTCAAGGAAATGGGGATGCCCGAATGTGGGATTCTGGTTTCCTGCTCCGACTATCATATTTTCAATAAGCTGCACAAAACCAGAAAGCAGGCAATCGACGGCTATCTGGAAATTGTAGAGGCTGCTCTGGATATGGGCATTACCCCTCGCTGCCATTTTGAGGATGTCACAAGAGCCGATTTCTATGGCTGCGTGGTTCCCTTTGCAACGGAGCTGAAAAAGCTGATGGATAAATATCAGCTGCCCGTAAAAATCCGCTTCTGTGATACGATGGGCTACGGCGTGCCTTACCCCGGTGCTACCCTGCCCCGTTCTGTCGGCGGTATCATTTATGGTGTAAACCACTTTGCGCAGATCCCTTCCGAATTACTGGAATGGCATGGGCATAACGATTTCTATAAGGCGGTTGTCAATTCCACAACGGCATGGCTGTATGGCTGCTCCTCCGTAAACTGCTCTCTCTTAGGCATCGGAGAACGCACAGGCAACACCCCTCTCGAAGCAATGGTAATGGAATATGCTTCCCTGAGAGGAACATTAGATGGCATGGACCCTACTGTCATTACGGAAATCGCAGAATTTTATGAAAAAGAGCTTGGCTATAAAATCCCCTCTCGCACCCCCTTCGTCGGGCGTGACTTTAATGTAACCAGAGCCGGTATTCACGCAGACGGCGTTGCGAAGGATGAGGAAATTTATAACATCTTCAATACAGCAAAGCTGCTGAACCGCCCCCTCAGCGTAGAGGTCAACAAAAACTCCGGTCTTGCCGGCGTTGCATACTGGCTGAACCAGACATTGCATCTGGAGGGCGAAAGCAAAATCAGCAAGAATGACCCTCGCACTGCTATCCTCAAGGAATGGGTAGATAAGCAGTACAGCGACGGACGTATGACCTTCATCAGTGAGGAAGAGATGGAGGCAGCCACATGCGCGCTTCTGCCGGAGCTGGCAAAGCAGGCAGGGCTTCTGTAA
- a CDS encoding ATP-grasp domain-containing protein produces MKNFVFLSPNFPTNYWKFCKELKENGMRVLGIGDEPYEQLDENVKNSLHEYYKVGSLENYDEVYRAVAFFAFKYGRIDWLESNNEYWLEQDAKLRTDFNITTGFQVQDMPRMKYKSKMKEAYREAGLAVARYTLVESMEDCRRFVAEAGYPVVAKPDNGVGASHNFKITNDEELAAFYKQRHEGVVYIMEEFVNGEVCSYDAIIDSKGNILFETGNVTPGSIMDMVNQSDDCKFYIVKDLPEDTKRAGRATVKAFGVKSRFVHFEFFRLRQDQKGLGRRGEIMALEVNMRPCGGFGPDMMDYANSTDVYKIWADMIAFDRSTKSEGAHAFCAYVGRRDGKQYQLSHEEILSHYGDAVRMSGRLPDALSVAMGNQFYMATFPEMAEVEAFFAAVSALV; encoded by the coding sequence ATGAAAAATTTTGTATTTCTTTCCCCGAATTTCCCAACAAATTATTGGAAATTCTGTAAAGAGCTGAAGGAAAACGGCATGCGCGTACTGGGCATTGGCGATGAACCGTATGAGCAGCTGGATGAGAATGTGAAAAACAGCCTGCACGAATATTACAAGGTTGGCAGTCTGGAAAATTATGATGAGGTCTATCGTGCGGTTGCCTTTTTTGCCTTTAAATACGGGCGGATTGACTGGCTGGAAAGCAATAACGAATACTGGCTGGAGCAGGATGCTAAGCTGCGGACGGATTTCAATATTACCACAGGCTTTCAGGTGCAGGATATGCCGCGGATGAAATATAAATCCAAAATGAAGGAAGCATACAGAGAGGCAGGGCTTGCAGTCGCGCGCTATACCCTTGTGGAAAGCATGGAGGACTGCCGCCGCTTTGTTGCCGAGGCCGGCTATCCCGTTGTGGCAAAGCCGGATAACGGCGTGGGTGCCTCCCATAATTTCAAGATTACGAATGACGAGGAGCTTGCGGCGTTCTATAAGCAGCGTCACGAAGGGGTTGTCTATATCATGGAGGAGTTTGTCAATGGTGAGGTCTGCTCCTATGATGCCATTATTGATTCCAAGGGGAATATTCTTTTTGAAACGGGCAACGTAACCCCCGGCTCCATCATGGATATGGTCAACCAAAGCGATGACTGCAAATTCTATATCGTGAAGGATTTGCCTGAGGACACCAAACGGGCAGGGCGCGCCACGGTGAAAGCCTTTGGCGTGAAAAGCCGCTTTGTGCATTTTGAATTTTTCCGTCTGCGTCAGGACCAGAAGGGATTAGGCAGGAGGGGCGAAATTATGGCGCTTGAGGTCAATATGCGTCCCTGCGGCGGCTTTGGTCCCGATATGATGGACTATGCAAACAGTACGGATGTCTATAAAATCTGGGCGGATATGATTGCCTTCGACCGCTCCACAAAGTCGGAGGGAGCGCATGCGTTCTGCGCCTATGTCGGCAGAAGGGATGGCAAGCAGTATCAGCTCAGCCACGAAGAAATCCTCTCGCACTATGGGGATGCTGTCCGTATGTCCGGTCGCCTGCCGGATGCGCTGAGTGTTGCCATGGGCAATCAGTTCTATATGGCAACCTTCCCCGAAATGGCGGAGGTAGAAGCATTTTTTGCCGCAGTCTCGGCATTGGTGTAA
- a CDS encoding MATE family efflux transporter has product MERNLTTGSVGKNILIFSLPYLLSYFLQTLYGMADLFIIGQFDGVASTTAVSIGSQVMHMLTVMLVGLAMGTTVSIARAVGGRNHKQISENVGNTVTLFFGLSIVLTVVLLLLVRPIVGVMSTPAEAVDGTVAYLTICFLGIPFITAYNIISSIFRGMGDSKSPMYFIAIACAANIALDYLFIGALDFGPAGAALGTTLAQTISVAVSLFMILRRKSISLSKGDFHPRRPVVGQILQIGVPVALQDGLIQIAFIVITIIANRRGLNDAAAVGIVEKIIGFVFLVPSSMLSTVSALGAQNIGAGKPERAVQTLRYAICITVGFGLCVCIGVQLCAEQLVALFTDRQAAGGAEVIRFGGQYLRSYILDCVFAGIHFSFSGYFCACGKSVLSFLHNISSVLLVRVPGSYLASMLFPDTLFPMGLASAGGSLLSVMLCILFYLKFCRGKNPAAESA; this is encoded by the coding sequence ATGGAAAGAAACCTTACCACCGGCAGTGTCGGTAAAAATATACTCATATTCTCCCTGCCCTATCTGCTTTCTTATTTCTTACAGACGCTTTACGGCATGGCGGATTTATTCATCATCGGGCAATTTGACGGGGTTGCTAGCACAACCGCCGTTTCCATCGGCTCGCAGGTGATGCACATGCTGACCGTTATGCTCGTAGGGCTTGCGATGGGAACAACCGTCAGCATTGCGCGCGCAGTGGGCGGCAGAAACCATAAGCAGATTTCAGAAAACGTCGGCAACACTGTGACGCTCTTTTTTGGGCTTTCCATTGTGCTGACGGTCGTGCTGCTGCTTCTGGTGCGCCCGATTGTCGGTGTAATGTCCACCCCTGCGGAGGCGGTAGACGGCACAGTTGCATATCTGACCATTTGCTTTCTGGGGATTCCCTTTATTACGGCATATAACATCATCAGCTCCATTTTCCGTGGCATGGGTGACAGCAAAAGCCCGATGTATTTCATTGCAATTGCGTGCGCGGCAAATATCGCACTGGATTATCTTTTCATTGGCGCGCTTGACTTCGGTCCTGCCGGTGCGGCACTCGGCACAACCCTTGCGCAGACCATCAGTGTAGCGGTTTCTCTGTTTATGATTCTGAGGCGGAAAAGCATTTCTCTTTCCAAGGGGGACTTCCATCCGCGCCGCCCTGTTGTGGGGCAGATTTTGCAGATTGGTGTACCTGTTGCCCTGCAGGACGGGCTAATTCAGATTGCGTTTATCGTGATTACGATTATTGCAAACCGCAGAGGGCTGAACGATGCTGCGGCAGTCGGGATTGTAGAAAAAATCATCGGGTTTGTGTTCCTTGTCCCCTCTTCCATGCTTTCCACCGTTTCGGCACTGGGGGCGCAGAACATCGGGGCAGGCAAGCCGGAACGCGCTGTACAGACCCTACGCTATGCCATCTGCATTACCGTTGGCTTCGGGCTTTGCGTCTGCATCGGGGTACAGCTCTGCGCGGAACAGCTTGTCGCACTCTTTACCGACCGACAGGCGGCAGGCGGCGCAGAGGTCATTCGCTTCGGCGGACAATACCTGCGCAGCTATATCCTCGACTGCGTTTTTGCAGGGATTCATTTTAGCTTCAGCGGCTATTTCTGCGCCTGCGGCAAGTCGGTTCTTTCCTTCCTGCACAACATCAGTTCGGTTTTGCTTGTGCGTGTACCGGGGTCCTATCTTGCTTCCATGCTCTTCCCCGATACGCTGTTCCCGATGGGGCTGGCTTCGGCAGGCGGTTCTCTGCTTTCCGTAATGCTCTGCATCCTTTTCTATCTGAAATTTTGCCGAGGGAAAAATCCGGCAGCAGAGAGCGCATGA
- a CDS encoding DNA gyrase subunit A: MAKKKTTTKKEYHDNFIQEQRITDTLELNYMPYAMSVIVSRAIPEIDGFKPSHRKLLYTMYLMGLLKGDRTKSANVVGQTMKLNPHGDSAIYETMVRLTKDNEALLVPFVDSEGNFGKYYSREMAYAASRYTEVKLESICQEIFADIDKDTVSFIDNYDGSMKEPALLPTTFPNILANPNLGIAVGMASSICSFNLAELCEATAQYIKDDTVDLCEVLSAPDFSTGGELIYSRKDLEQIYKTGRGSVKLRAKYRYDKKDNCIEVYEIPYTTNIEAIVDKIIALVKAGKIKDITDVRDESDRNGLKITIDLKRGTNVELLMHKLFAMTPLSDSFSCNFNVLIHGKPMTLGVGEILKHWTDFRMDSIRRQLAFDIQKKSEKYHLLEGLSKILMDIDKAIAIIRGTEEEKMVVPNLMAGFEIDEVQAEYIAEIKLRNINKEYILKRIAELDALEKEIKGLHETLRSDAKIKNIICKQLRNVAKKYGKPRKTEIIHEDDVTVLSKEDFIEDYPVTFFLTKENYFKKISQASLRMAGEQKLKEEDVLLMEQEGANRMDLLFFSNQQNVYKLKASDVADAKASALGDYLPNLLQLDAGETIIYMTATADYSGQMVFFFANGKAAKVPLSAYETKTNRRKLVNAYSARAELVRMAKIAEEADFMLMRNADKATLLNTELIPLSATKNAGGVQVFTLKKNSAVTAVFAKAEFETEEYEYYRTKKIPTTGHFIQEKDKTTNHLPGQMALGE; this comes from the coding sequence ATGGCAAAGAAAAAAACAACAACGAAAAAAGAATATCACGATAATTTCATACAGGAGCAGCGCATTACCGATACGCTTGAGCTGAATTATATGCCCTACGCCATGAGTGTCATTGTTTCCCGTGCCATTCCTGAGATTGACGGCTTCAAGCCCTCCCATAGAAAGCTTTTGTATACCATGTATCTGATGGGGCTTCTGAAGGGGGACAGAACCAAATCTGCCAATGTGGTAGGGCAGACCATGAAGCTGAACCCCCATGGGGACAGTGCGATTTATGAAACCATGGTGCGTCTGACAAAGGATAATGAAGCGCTTTTGGTGCCTTTTGTGGATTCTGAGGGGAATTTTGGGAAATACTATTCCAGAGAGATGGCGTATGCCGCCTCCCGTTATACCGAGGTAAAGCTGGAGAGCATCTGTCAGGAAATCTTTGCGGATATTGACAAGGACACGGTTTCGTTTATTGATAACTATGACGGCAGCATGAAGGAGCCGGCGCTTCTGCCGACCACCTTCCCTAATATTCTGGCAAACCCGAACCTTGGCATTGCGGTTGGTATGGCATCCTCCATTTGCAGCTTCAACCTTGCAGAATTGTGCGAAGCAACGGCGCAGTATATCAAGGATGATACGGTTGATTTGTGTGAGGTGCTTTCCGCTCCCGATTTTTCCACCGGCGGCGAATTGATTTACAGCCGGAAGGACTTGGAGCAGATTTATAAAACGGGACGTGGCAGTGTGAAGCTGCGTGCAAAATATCGTTATGATAAAAAGGATAACTGTATCGAGGTCTATGAAATTCCCTATACCACCAATATCGAAGCCATTGTGGATAAAATCATCGCATTGGTTAAGGCAGGGAAAATCAAGGATATCACCGATGTGCGCGATGAATCAGACAGAAACGGTCTGAAAATCACGATTGACCTCAAGCGCGGCACGAATGTAGAACTGCTGATGCACAAGCTGTTCGCCATGACACCCTTGTCGGATAGCTTCAGCTGTAATTTTAATGTGCTGATTCATGGCAAGCCCATGACACTTGGCGTGGGCGAAATTTTGAAGCACTGGACGGACTTCCGCATGGATTCCATCCGCAGACAGCTTGCATTTGATATTCAGAAGAAATCCGAAAAATATCATCTGCTCGAAGGGCTTTCCAAAATCCTGATGGATATTGATAAGGCGATTGCCATTATCCGTGGCACCGAGGAGGAAAAAATGGTTGTGCCGAATTTGATGGCAGGCTTTGAAATTGACGAGGTGCAGGCGGAATATATCGCGGAGATTAAGCTGCGCAACATCAATAAGGAATATATCCTGAAACGCATTGCAGAGCTGGATGCACTGGAAAAGGAAATCAAAGGTCTGCATGAAACACTTCGCTCGGATGCAAAAATCAAAAATATCATCTGTAAGCAGTTGCGCAATGTGGCAAAAAAATACGGCAAGCCCAGAAAAACCGAAATCATCCATGAGGATGATGTGACGGTGCTTTCCAAGGAGGACTTCATCGAGGATTACCCTGTAACCTTCTTCCTGACGAAGGAGAATTATTTCAAGAAAATCAGTCAGGCATCTCTGCGTATGGCAGGGGAGCAGAAGCTGAAGGAGGAGGACGTTCTTCTGATGGAGCAGGAGGGCGCAAACCGTATGGATCTGCTGTTTTTCTCCAATCAGCAGAATGTGTATAAGCTGAAAGCCTCGGATGTGGCGGATGCCAAGGCGAGTGCATTGGGGGATTATCTCCCGAATCTCTTGCAGCTTGACGCAGGGGAAACCATTATTTACATGACTGCAACAGCGGATTACAGCGGTCAGATGGTGTTTTTCTTTGCAAACGGCAAGGCGGCGAAGGTGCCGCTTTCCGCCTATGAAACCAAAACAAATCGCCGCAAGCTGGTCAATGCCTATTCCGCAAGGGCAGAGCTAGTGCGGATGGCGAAAATCGCGGAGGAAGCAGATTTTATGCTGATGCGCAATGCGGATAAGGCAACGCTCTTGAATACAGAGTTGATTCCGCTGAGTGCCACAAAGAACGCCGGCGGCGTGCAGGTCTTTACACTCAAGAAAAACAGTGCAGTTACCGCGGTGTTTGCCAAGGCAGAATTTGAAACAGAGGAATACGAATATTATCGCACGAAAAAAATTCCCACCACGGGACATTTTATACAGGAAAAGGATAAAACCACCAATCATCTGCCCGGGCAGATGGCGTTGGGGGAATAA